GTCGTGTTGTCCGACCCGGCCTTCCTGGCCTATTCGCGGGATCTCATCGCCCAGAACAATCAGAGGCTCATCAGCGGACTGCAGGTGCTCAAGACGTCGGCGACGCGGGACGACGTGCCTATTACGCTGTTCTATACGGATCAGGACGTCGATTTGGGAGCCTTGTTCTGGAAATACGGCATCCGCGTGGAAAACGGCGTCGACTTCGAAGGCATCGGCAAGCGCCACGTCCGCCTGCGCGTGCCTCAGGACATTACGGAATTAGCGCGCCGCTTAGAGCGCATCGAAGCGGAACTGCAGGCGGCGCGATAAAGGAGAGATGGATATGAATCAAGACAGCAACACAAAAGTCAGCCTGCGCAACGTCGTCATTTTCGCCGGCGCTTACTGCGCCTTCAGCATCGGGTCGGGCTATGCGACGGGCCAGGAAATCCTCCAGTTCTTCGGAGCCTTCGGCCCTCAGGGCATCATCGGCTGCTTCGTCAGCATGCTCATCTTCGCCTTTCTGGGCGGGGCCCTCATGCAGAAGGGCTACGATTTGAAGCTGAAATACCACACCCAGGTCTTTCACTACTACTGCGGCAAGTACATCGGCACGTTTTTGGAATGGGTTACGATCTTATTTTTATTCAGCGTCGTGTCGATCATGATCGCCGGCACGGGAGCTGTGGCCTCGGAATACTTTGCCCTGCCCGGCGACGTGGGCAGCGTGTTTATGGCTCTCCTGTGCATCCTGTCCATCCTGCTGGGCCTGATGCGCCTGGCCGACGTCATCGGCTCCATGGGTCCGGTCATCATCTTCTTTACCATCGGCATCGGCATCCTGACAGTCCTCAACGCCAATACGGACTGGGCCAAGGGCTGGGACATCCTGTACGACCTGCGTTCGACGAAATCCTGGTGGTTCTCGACGTACGATTTCCTCGATTCGGCCTGGTTCAGCGGCGTCCTGTACGCTTCCTGCATGGTCTTCGGCTCCATCCCCTTCCTGACGGGGCTGGGCGGCAAGGCCAACAGCCGGCGGGAAGCCTTCCTCGGCGGGTTCCTCGGCGGCGTAGCCCTGATGATCGCCAGCGCCCTCATGATGGCGGCCATGCTCTGCTTCCCGGCAGAAGTGGCAAAGCTTCAGGTTCCCAACCTGTTTTTGGCCCAGCAGTTCGCCCCGGCCCTGGCCCTCATCTTCTCGGTCATCCTGCTCCTCGGCATTTACAGCACGGCGGCTCCCATGTTCTGGGTCGTCATCAACAAGCTGGAGCAGTGGATGCCCAACAAGACCGTCAAGATGGTCGTGACCGTCGTCCTGGGCGTCGTGGCCTACTTCGGCGCCCAGATCGGCTTCGGCAAGCTCATCGGCTTCCTCTATCCCCTGATGGGACAGGTCGGCGTGCTCATGATCGTCGTCGTCCTGGTCAAGGTATTCATCCTGAAGGACAACAAAGACCCCGGCTTGGAACGGGAAGAATGACGTCTCCTGCCCTCTTGCCTCTGCGGCAAGGGGGTATTTTTCGTCAAAGTACAGAAAGAGGACGCATTTTTTGTATCGGTATACATCATTTTTTTAGCCAATGCATTTCAAATTGAAGCCGTAATATGGTAGAATATGAAGTATGGTAATTTTTTAGATACAGGGGACGCCAATGGAACAGTTACGATTACTGGAAAAAGAGCCGCGGGAAAACGTGCGGGAATACGCCTACCGCGTGTTGTACGATAACATCATGAATCTGCATCTGGTGCCTGGGACGGCCATGTCGGAACAGGAGCTGTCGACGATGCTGTCCGTCAGCCGGACTCCCGTGCGGGAGGCCTTTATCCGCCTGTCCCAGAAGGGCCTTCTCGACGTATTGCCCCAGCGGGGGACCTTCGTGTCTAAGATCAATACGGAGCAGCTGGCAGAATTCCGCTTTCTGCGGGTGACCATGGAGACGGCTGTCGTCGCCCTGGCCTGCCGGGAGTTTCCCGAAGAATACATGTGGAAGCTCCAGCAATGCCTGAAGGAGCAGGAGCTGTACCTGCGCCGCCGCGACGTCAACGGCTTTTTCGCCAGCGACAACCAGACCCACAGCATCCTGTACCAGGGCTGCGGCAAGCCGCATATCTGGCAGATCATCGAAAGCTC
This region of Megasphaera stantonii genomic DNA includes:
- a CDS encoding GntR family transcriptional regulator, whose product is MEQLRLLEKEPRENVREYAYRVLYDNIMNLHLVPGTAMSEQELSTMLSVSRTPVREAFIRLSQKGLLDVLPQRGTFVSKINTEQLAEFRFLRVTMETAVVALACREFPEEYMWKLQQCLKEQELYLRRRDVNGFFASDNQTHSILYQGCGKPHIWQIIESSTADYMRARVLNIAAAAEQMNILYSQHQALAEAILRHDAQRGVAIMEEHINKGIIDVEVLRKQYPDYFK